From Coffea arabica cultivar ET-39 chromosome 9c, Coffea Arabica ET-39 HiFi, whole genome shotgun sequence, one genomic window encodes:
- the LOC113710196 gene encoding type II inositol polyphosphate 5-phosphatase 15-like, translating to MDGRIKDEDGDDLNPFFTTSPPRPTAQSPPHSSFSQNFPFSPPDHFPQYGDVFTAPPTTTTANSDRLIPVDDDDDDQPTSASTSQNYQCAPKIFDRFDDSSTSSDDNDEFYCSDAQHEAVRKRLDYMMDYLDRKLSMSADHPADVGKVGQSQSPDQSQSQRHPQTRQPLPEFIAMGGGTGIFKLPVRSAVNPVRPPSLEVRPHPLREKQIGRFLRNITCIDDGRQMWAGSECGIRAWDLGNVYGAGVAKGEVEEEFDVDEEWGELEGLVEEDAAPYVESVRTVGALCVVGDDGNRLVWSGHKDGKIRCWKMDGINNNSRGRFKEGLSWQAHRGPVLSMVTTSHGDLWSGSEGGVIKTWPWEAIEKSLSLTSEERHMASLLVERSYVDLRSQATLNGSCNSIFTTDIKFMLSDHCRAKVWTAGYLSFAIWDSRTRELLKVFNIDGQIDNMSGIQDQMMEEEIRLRFVSGSKKEKPQSNLNFFQRSRNAILGAADAVRRAAVKGAFGEDNRRTEALVATIDGMIWTGCTNGLLVQWDGNGNRLQDFQYHSYSILSLCTFGSHIWVGYCSGTIQVVDLSGNLLGGWTAHRSPVIDLAVGAGYVFTLANHGGIRGWSITSPGPLDSILSSELSGRDFLYTRTENLKILAGTWNVGQGRAAYDSLISWIGSASVDSDIVVLGLQEVEMGAGFLAMSAAKETVGLEGSSVGQWWLEMIGKTLDEGSTFVGVGSRQLAGLLISVWIRNSIRSHVGDVDVAAVPCGWGRAIGNKGAVGLRMRVYGRIFCFVNCHFAAHLEAVSRRNADFDYVYRTMVFSRPSGSLNTAAAGVSTAVQVVRNANVTGIYSVEGMPELSEADMVVFLGDLNYRLDGISYDEARDFISQRCFDWLREKDQLRAEMKAGNVFQGVREAVIKFPPTYKFERHQAGLSGYDSGEKKRVPAWCDRIMYRDSRSAPASPCSLECPVVSSVLQYEACMDVTDSDHKPVRCIFSVEIARVDESLRRQEFGEIIESNGKIKQLREELCRIPEAIMSTNNIILQNQDVSILRITNKSGRTKALFEIICEGQSTIKDDGQASDHRPRGSFGFPQWLEVTPAAGIIKPDHIAEISVHHEEYQTLEEFVDGTPQNSWCEDARDKEVILVVKVRGSLSAEAKSHRIRVRHSFSGKPRRMNQRINNPKPPPSNVLYRSEFQRLSGTSDVVDQLRNLHSP from the exons ATGGACGGTCGGATCAAAGACGAAGACGGTGACGACTTAAACCCTTTCTTCACCACCAGTCCTCCTAGACCCACTGCCCAATCGCCTCCTCACTCATCCTTCTCGCAGAACTTTCCCTTTTCACCTCCCGATCACTTCCCCCAATACGGCGACGTCTTCACTGCTCCGCCGACCACCACTACTGCTAATTCCGACAGACTCATCCCCGTTGACGATGACGATGATGATCAGCCGACCTCTGCTTCCACTTCCCAAAATTACCAATGTGCCCCGAAGATATTTGACCGCTTTGACGACTCCTCCACTTCGTCCGACGACAATGACGAATTCTACTGCTCCGACGCCCAGCACGAAGCCGTCCGGAAGCGGCTCGATTACATGATGGACTACCTCGACCGGAAGCTCTCCATGTCCGCGGATCATCCTGCTGACGTCGGCAAGGTGGGTCAGTCTCAGAGTCCTGATCAGAGTCAGAGTCAGAGACATCCTCAGACTCGGCAGCCGCTCCCGGAGTTTATTGCCATGGGCGGTGGGACGGGGATATTCAAGCTTCCGGTGAGGTCTGCTGTGAATCCGGTCCGGCCCCCGAGCTTGGAGGTGCGTCCGCATCCGTTGAGGGAGAAGCAAATTGGGAGGTTTTTGAGGAATATTACGTGTATTGATGACGGGAGGCAAATGTGGGCTGGGTCGGAGTGCGGGATTCGGGCTTGGGATTTGGGGAATGTATATGGAGCTGGGGTGGCGAAAGGAGAGGTGGAGGAGGAGTTCGACGTCGATGAGGAATGGGGTGAACTTGAGGGGCTTGTGGAGGAGGATGCGGCGCCCTATGTTGAGTCTGTAAGGACGGTGGGAGCGCTGTGTGTTGTGGGAGATGATGGGAATAGATTGGTATGGAGTGGGCATAAAGATGGAAAAATTAGGTGCTGGAAAATGGATGGTATCAATAACAACAGTAGAGGTCGGTTTAAAGAAGGACTTTCTTGGCAGGCTCATCGTGGTCCGGTGCTTTCCATGGTCACGACTTCTCATG GGGATCTGTGGTCAGGGTCTGAAGGTGGTGTGATTAAGACTTGGCCTTGGGAAGCTATTGAAAAGTCACTTTCTCTAACATCAGAGGAAAGGCATATGGCTTCTTTATTGGTAGAGAGGTCATATGTTGACCTGAGGAGCCAAGCCACCTTGAATGGTAGCTGCAATAGCATATTTACCACTGATATAAAGTTTATGTTGTCTGACCATTGCAGAGCAAAAGTGTGGACTGCTGGGTATCTTTCATTTGCGATTTG GGATTCTCGAACTAGGGAATTACTGAAAGTGTTCAATATAGATGGTCAGATTGACAACATGTCAGGTATACAAGATCAGATGATGGAGGAGGAGATTAGGTTGAGGTTTGTTTCTGGTTCAAAGAAGGAGAAGCCACAAAGTAACTTAAATTTCTTTCAGCGATCACGTAACGCTATTCTAGGAGCAGCTGACGCTGTTCGTCGAGCTGCAGTAAAAGGAGCTTTTGGAGAGGATAATAGAAGAACTGAAGCATTAGTTGCAACTATTGATGGAATGATTTGGACTGGATGCACTAATGGATTACTTGTGCAGTGGGATGGAAATGGAAATCGTCTGCAAGATTTCCAGTATCACTCGTATTCTATTCTGTCCCTTTGTACATTTGGGTCACATATATGGGTAGGTTATTGCAGTGGTACTATCCAGGTAGTAGATCTCAGTGGCAATCTGTTGGGAGGCTGGACAGCTCATAGAAGTCCAGTGATAGATTTGGCTGTTGGAGCTGGTTATGTTTTCACCTTGGCTAATCATGGTGGTATACGTGGATGGAGTATTACATCTCCAGGGCCACTGGATAGTATATTGTCTTCAGAGTTATCTGGGAGGGATTTTCTCTATACCAGAACGGAGAACTTAAAAATATTGGCTGGTACATGGAATGTTGGACAAGGAAGAGCTGCATATGATTCACTTATCTCCTGGATAGGTTCTGCATCTGTAGACAGTGACATTGTAGTCCTTGGATTGCAGGAAGTGGAAATGGGTGCTGGTTTTCTTGCAATGTCTGCTGCTAAAGAAACT GTAGGGCTTGAGGGAAGTTCTGTTGGACAATGGTGGCTAGAAATGATAGGAAAAACCTTGGATGAAGGATCAACATTTGTGGGAGTTGGTTCCAGGCAGCTTGCAGGCTTGCTTATTTCTGTCTG GATCAGAAACAGCATTAGAAGTCATGTAGGAGATGTTGATGTTGCAGCGGTTCCTTGTGGTTGGGGCCGTGCTATTGGGAACAAG GGAGCTGTTGGTTTGAGGATGAGGGTGTACGGTCGGATTTTTTGCTTTGTGAATTGCCACTTTGCTGCACACTTAGAGGCTGTCAGTCGTCGTAATGCCGATTTTGATTATGTATATCGAACCATGGTTTTTAGTCGACCATCTGGTTCCTTGAATACTGCAGCTG CTGGTGTCTCAACTGCAGTTCAAGTTGTTCGCAATGCTAAT GTTACGGGTATATACTCTGTTGAGGGGATGCCAGAACTATCTGAGGCCGACATGGTTGTTTTTCTGGGTGACTTGAATTATAGGCTTGATGGTATATCTTATGATGAAGCAAGGGATTTTATTTCCCAAAGATGCTTTGACTGGCTTAGAGAGAAGGATCAATTGCGAGCAGAAATGAAAGCTGGCAATGTTTTCCAGGGGGTGCGGGAAGCTGTTATCAAATTTCCTCCTACATATAAATTTGAGAGGCATCAGGCTGGTTTATCAG GTTATGATTCTGGTGAAAAGAAACGCGTTCCTGCCTGGTGTGACAGAATTATGTACCGTGACAGTCGTTCAGCTCCAGCGTCTCCTTGCAGCTTAGAATGTCCTGTAGTCTCATCTGTTTTGCA GTATGAAGCTTGCATGGATGTTACAGACAGTGATCACAAGCCTGTCCGTTGCATATTCAGTGTGGAGATTGCTCGAGTTGATGAGTCTTTGAGGCGACAAGAGTTTGGAGAAATCATTGAATCCAATGGGAAAATCAAGCAATTGCGAGAAGAACTATGTAGAATTCCAGAAGCAATTATGAGTACAAACAACATAATCCTTCAGAACCAGGATGTATCTATCTTGCGTATAACAAATAAATCTGGAAGGACGAAAGCTCTTTTCGAAATAATATGTGAAGGTCAGTCCACCATTAAGGATGATGGACAGGCATCCGATCATCGTCCTAGAGGTTCTTTTGGTTTCCCTCAGTGGCTTGAG GTCACGCCAGCTGCTGGCATAATCAAACCTGATCATATTGCTGAGATTTCAGTCCATCATGAAGAATATCAGACACTGGAAGAGTTTGTTGATGGTACCCCACAGAATTCGTGGTGTGAAGATGCTAGGGATAAGGAAGTAATATTGGTAGTAAAGGTGCGCGGCAGCTTGTCAGCTGAGGCCAAAAGTCACCGAATTCGTGTGAGACACAGCTTTTCAGGCAAGCCTAGGCGTATGAATCAGAGAATAAATAATCCTAAGCCTCCCCCATCCAATGTCCTTTATCGATCTGAATTCCAGCGCCTTAGTGGCACCTCTGATGTTGTTGACCAACTAAGGAATCTGCACAGTCCTTGA
- the LOC140014403 gene encoding 2-alkenal reductase (NADP(+)-dependent)-like: MVGEMVENKQVIFKGYIEGVPKETDMELKVGNMIKLEAPKGSGAFLVKNLYLSCDPYMRGRMRDFQGSYIPPFNPGSVIEGFGVSEVLDSDNPNLRPGDLVSGLTGWEEYSLIYKTDQLRKIEPDDIPFSYYVGLLGMPGFTAYAGFYEVCAPKKGDYVFVSAASGAVGQLVGQLAKLHGCYVVGSAGTSEKVDILKNKLGFDEAFNYKEEQDLDAALKRYFPEGIDIYFDNVGGAMLDAALLNMRIHGRIAVCGMVSQHSISSPEGQHNLLALISRRIRMQGFLQSDYLHLFPRFLENVISLYKEGKIVYIEDMHEGLESGPAAFVGLFSGKNVGKQVIRVAYH, translated from the exons ATGGTGGGGGAGATGGTGGAGAACAAGCAAGTCATATTCAAGGGATACATAGAAGGAGTTCCTAAGGAAACAGACATGGAATTGAAGGTTGGAAACATGATCAAGCTTGAAGCTCCAAAAGGGTCAGGTGCATTCTTGGTCAAGAATCTTTACCTGTCCTGTGATCCATACATGCGTGGCCGCATGCGGGACTTCCAAGGCTCTTACATCCCTCCTTTCAACCCTGGTTCA GTTATCGAAGGGTTTGGTGTGTCTGAAGTTTTAGATTCTGATAATCCAAACTTAAGGCCTGGTGACTTGGTCTCAGGACTTACAGGTTGGGAGGAGTACAGCTTAATTTACAAAACTGATCAGTTGAGAAAAATAGAGCCGGATGATATTCCCTTTTCCTACTATGTTGGGCTCCTTG GTATGCCAGGCTTTACTGCTTATGCTGGGTTCTACGAGGTTTGTGCTCCCAAAAAGGGGGACTATGTTTTTGTCTCTGCTGCCTCTGGGGCAGTTGGTCAGCTTGTTGGCCAACTTGCAAAGTTGCATGGCTGTTATGTAGTTGGGAGTGCTGGAACAAGTGAGAAA GTTGATATTCTGAAAAATAAGCTTGGATTTGATGAGGCTTTTAACTACAAAGAGGAACAAGACCTTGATGCAGCTTTGAAAAG ATACTTTCCAGAAGGCATTGATATCTACTTTGATAATGTGGGTGGAGCCATGCTCGACGCTGCTCTTCTTAATATGAGAATTCATGGTCGGATTGCTGTCTGTGGGATGGTGTCTCAGCACAGCATTTCCAGCCCAGAAGGACAACACAATTTGCTTGCCCTGATATCAAGACGCATAAGAATGCAGGGTTTCTTGCAAAGTGATTACCTGCACCTTTTTCCTCGTTTCCTGGAAAATGTCATCAGTCTCTACAAGGAAGGGAAGATCGTTTATATAGAGGATATGCATGAAGGACTAGAAAGTGGTCCTGCTGCTTTTGTTGGCttgttttctggaaaaaatgTGGGCAAGCAGGTTATCAGAGTTGCCTATCACTAA